One segment of Deltaproteobacteria bacterium DNA contains the following:
- a CDS encoding DUF1302 domain-containing protein — MRRALLVAASLLASSAPRADTSLELATLLETDQAFRIHSPRTLQKSQNRLELDAALGMSPALELHVTGRMIWDPIGRLAGEDPDPDFEPIDRARPGGSRSLEAELREAYLDWHGRVAGMRLDVRAGKQQIVWGQSFGLRVLDVVNSQDYREFILDEFVDARTPTFALRGDLAARGFTLQAIVMPDFEPDLLPDPEAEFALDAAVPGLLPGLAPLPDDPLFAGGGPILIPGEDDRPKDWRARNLAWGLRVSTAARGFDLGLYYWDRIDPSPVYRRRIEALDVPGYGPVPVNVVDTDYERVRSVGFSFARPLGDFSLWGEGAVSHGRAFAKDDLSDPDGWVRRPDLQYALGLDWNAGESWFVNAQWIQYVRMGPTHGIEVDRARNFASLLLRGELLAETLVPQLFVLYGANEQEAMLRPSLEYRATDRLSLALGVDLFSGPRRGMLGQYAHERDCAAIPLAVPLPGAGGCGYTPPEGETSRVFLRLRYAFLNTF; from the coding sequence CGTCTCGAGCTCGACGCCGCGCTCGGCATGTCGCCTGCGCTGGAGCTGCACGTCACCGGTCGAATGATCTGGGATCCGATCGGCCGACTCGCGGGCGAGGATCCCGACCCGGACTTCGAGCCGATCGACCGGGCCCGGCCCGGCGGAAGCCGGAGCCTCGAGGCGGAGCTTCGCGAGGCGTACCTGGACTGGCACGGGCGCGTCGCGGGAATGCGGCTCGACGTGCGCGCCGGGAAGCAGCAGATCGTCTGGGGGCAGTCGTTCGGGCTGCGCGTGCTCGACGTGGTGAACTCGCAGGACTACCGCGAGTTCATCCTCGACGAGTTCGTCGACGCGCGCACGCCGACCTTCGCGCTGCGCGGCGACCTGGCCGCGCGCGGCTTCACGCTGCAGGCGATCGTGATGCCCGATTTCGAGCCCGACCTGCTTCCCGATCCCGAGGCCGAGTTCGCGCTCGACGCCGCCGTTCCCGGGCTGCTTCCCGGACTCGCACCGCTTCCGGACGATCCGCTCTTCGCGGGCGGCGGCCCGATCCTCATCCCGGGCGAGGACGACCGACCGAAGGACTGGCGGGCTCGCAACCTGGCCTGGGGTCTGCGCGTCTCGACGGCCGCGCGCGGCTTCGACCTGGGTCTGTACTACTGGGACCGCATCGATCCGTCGCCCGTGTACCGGCGCAGGATCGAAGCCCTCGACGTGCCCGGCTACGGGCCCGTGCCGGTGAACGTGGTCGACACCGACTACGAGCGCGTGCGCAGCGTGGGATTCTCGTTCGCGCGACCGCTCGGCGACTTCTCGCTCTGGGGCGAGGGCGCCGTGAGCCACGGGCGGGCATTCGCGAAGGACGACCTGTCGGATCCCGACGGCTGGGTTCGCCGGCCGGATCTGCAGTACGCGCTCGGGCTGGACTGGAACGCGGGCGAGAGCTGGTTCGTGAACGCGCAGTGGATCCAGTACGTGCGCATGGGACCGACGCACGGAATCGAGGTGGACCGGGCCAGGAACTTCGCGTCGCTGCTGCTGCGCGGCGAGCTCCTCGCGGAGACGCTCGTGCCGCAGCTCTTCGTGCTCTACGGCGCGAACGAGCAGGAGGCGATGCTGCGGCCGTCGCTCGAGTACCGCGCCACCGATCGCCTGTCGCTCGCGCTCGGCGTCGACCTGTTCAGCGGTCCGCGGCGCGGAATGCTCGGCCAGTACGCGCACGAACGCGACTGCGCGGCGATTCCCCTCGCGGTGCCGCTTCCCGGCGCCGGTGGCTGCGGATACACGCCGCCCGAGGGCGAGACGAGCCGCGTCTTCCTGCGCCTGCGCTACGCGTTCCTGAACACGTTCTAG
- a CDS encoding MaoC family dehydratase translates to MTSKAETGLERFKRQIGKVDGPGAPHKVEQSQINLFADATGDHQFIHVDPEKSAKLSPYKVTIAHGFLTLSLLPFLQGSIPASDPEAYQGLVMGVNYGLDKVRFPAPVKVGSSVRATRELLEAELVAPNTIQLKQKVTVEIVGEPKPGCVAEFLTRLIYG, encoded by the coding sequence ATGACCAGCAAGGCGGAGACGGGGCTCGAGCGCTTCAAGCGGCAGATCGGAAAGGTCGACGGACCGGGCGCGCCGCACAAGGTCGAGCAGAGCCAGATCAACCTGTTCGCGGATGCGACCGGGGATCACCAGTTCATCCACGTCGACCCCGAGAAGTCGGCGAAGCTCTCGCCCTACAAGGTGACCATCGCGCACGGCTTCCTCACGCTCTCTCTGCTCCCGTTCCTGCAGGGAAGCATTCCCGCCTCGGACCCCGAGGCGTACCAGGGCCTGGTCATGGGCGTGAACTACGGCCTCGACAAGGTGCGCTTCCCCGCGCCCGTGAAGGTCGGCTCGAGCGTGCGCGCCACGCGCGAGCTGCTCGAGGCGGAGCTCGTCGCCCCGAACACGATCCAGCTCAAGCAGAAGGTCACCGTCGAGATCGTCGGCGAGCCCAAGCCCGGCTGCGTGGCCGAGTTCCTGACGCGGCTGATCTACGGCTAG
- a CDS encoding beta-lactamase family protein: METVAPEEVGLSSQRLARIERHLERRYLDQKKIAGALTLVARRGKVAHLAPVGMMDRERGKPMREDTIFRIYSMTKPITSVALMTLYEHGHFGLDDAVHKYIPSFAELSVYEGGNHPLFATRPIERPMTIRDLLTHTSGLTYGFMERTNVDRAYRKLGIGDRGVTLAETVEKLARLPLEFSPGTRWNYSVSTDVIGHLIERISGKRLDAFLRDEIFAKLGMHDTGFHVPADRLGRLATNYTRMPDKSVRVEDDPAASAYAAEPAYLSGGGGLVSTASDYLRFCQMLLNEGELDGERILGRKTIELMTENHLPDGRDIAELNLGGQFSQVTYNGVGFGLGFSVTLDLARAQTVGSPGEYAWGGAASTAFWIDPAEELIVIFMTQFMPSGTFNFRGQLKSIIYPAIID; the protein is encoded by the coding sequence ATGGAGACCGTCGCGCCCGAGGAAGTCGGCCTTTCGTCGCAGCGCCTGGCGCGGATCGAGCGCCACCTCGAGCGCCGCTACCTGGACCAGAAGAAGATCGCGGGCGCGCTGACGCTGGTCGCGCGGCGCGGAAAGGTGGCCCACCTCGCGCCGGTCGGGATGATGGACCGGGAGCGCGGCAAGCCGATGCGCGAGGACACGATCTTCCGCATCTACTCGATGACCAAGCCGATCACCTCCGTCGCGCTGATGACGCTGTACGAGCACGGGCACTTCGGGCTCGACGACGCGGTGCACAAGTACATCCCGTCGTTCGCCGAGCTGAGCGTCTACGAGGGCGGCAACCACCCGCTCTTCGCCACGCGCCCGATCGAGCGGCCGATGACGATCCGCGACCTGCTCACGCACACGTCCGGGTTGACCTACGGATTCATGGAGCGCACCAACGTGGATCGCGCCTACCGCAAGCTCGGCATCGGCGACCGCGGCGTCACGCTCGCCGAGACGGTCGAGAAGCTCGCCCGGCTGCCGCTCGAGTTCTCGCCCGGGACTCGCTGGAACTATTCGGTGTCGACCGACGTGATCGGCCACCTGATCGAGCGGATCTCGGGCAAGCGCCTCGACGCGTTCCTGCGCGACGAGATCTTCGCGAAGCTCGGCATGCACGACACGGGCTTCCACGTGCCCGCCGACCGGCTCGGGCGCCTGGCGACGAACTACACGCGCATGCCCGACAAGAGCGTGCGCGTCGAGGACGACCCGGCCGCGAGCGCGTACGCGGCGGAGCCCGCGTACCTGTCGGGCGGCGGCGGGCTGGTCTCGACCGCGAGCGACTACCTGCGCTTCTGCCAGATGCTGCTGAACGAGGGCGAGCTCGACGGAGAGCGGATTCTCGGGCGCAAGACGATCGAGCTGATGACCGAGAACCACCTGCCCGACGGGCGCGACATCGCCGAGCTCAACCTGGGCGGACAGTTCAGCCAGGTGACCTACAACGGTGTCGGCTTCGGGCTGGGCTTCTCCGTCACGCTCGACCTCGCGCGTGCGCAGACCGTCGGCTCGCCCGGCGAGTACGCCTGGGGCGGCGCGGCCAGCACCGCGTTCTGGATCGACCCGGCCGAGGAGCTGATCGTGATCTTCATGACCCAGTTCATGCCCTCTGGCACCTTCAACTTCCGTGGCCAGCTGAAGTCGATCATCTACCCGGCGATCATCGACTGA
- a CDS encoding 3-deoxy-7-phosphoheptulonate synthase, producing the protein MIIVMKSEFGPDSPETRQVIRTAERFPDVHTELHVIEGATRTLTEIYLLGPTTTISSEAFEEIAAVEKVIRIRERYRTIGRHEGRSESVGFEYNGLHFGQDGFHLFPGVCAVDTRQNLEDTFRALRTAGIQTTRAGAYKPRTSPYDFQGHGAACLPFVFELAGKYAIRVIAMEITSEPQIDEIRRALQISGQPTGVMLQIGTRNAQNFELLKSVGAQQEFPVLFKRGMGITLEESLNAVEYVASGGNHKIIFGLRGMKTNLGDPHRNFVDFAMVPVVKRLTRMPVCIDPSHSVGKKLVAPDGLLDIHHVTAQGLIAGANMVLVDFHPRPEEALCDGPQALTLSELDHFVRDAQLVRDAYQQRLKLRAEIGG; encoded by the coding sequence ATGATCATCGTGATGAAGTCCGAGTTCGGCCCCGACTCCCCCGAGACCCGGCAGGTCATCCGCACGGCGGAGCGCTTTCCCGACGTGCACACCGAGCTGCACGTGATCGAGGGCGCCACGCGCACGTTGACCGAGATCTACCTGCTCGGGCCGACGACGACGATCTCGTCGGAGGCGTTCGAAGAGATCGCCGCGGTCGAGAAGGTGATCCGGATCCGCGAGCGCTACCGCACGATCGGCCGCCACGAGGGCCGCTCCGAGTCGGTCGGCTTCGAGTACAACGGACTGCACTTCGGCCAGGACGGCTTCCACCTCTTCCCCGGGGTCTGCGCCGTCGACACGCGCCAGAACCTCGAGGACACGTTCCGCGCGCTCCGCACGGCGGGAATCCAGACCACGCGAGCCGGAGCCTACAAGCCGCGCACCAGCCCGTACGACTTCCAGGGCCACGGGGCGGCCTGCCTGCCGTTCGTCTTCGAGCTCGCGGGGAAGTACGCGATCCGCGTGATCGCGATGGAGATCACCTCCGAGCCCCAGATCGACGAGATCCGCCGCGCGCTGCAGATCTCGGGTCAGCCGACCGGCGTGATGCTGCAGATCGGCACGCGAAACGCGCAGAACTTCGAGCTGCTGAAGTCGGTCGGCGCGCAGCAGGAGTTCCCGGTGCTGTTCAAGCGCGGCATGGGCATCACGCTCGAGGAGTCGCTGAACGCCGTCGAGTACGTCGCGAGCGGCGGCAACCACAAGATCATCTTCGGCCTGCGCGGAATGAAGACGAACCTGGGCGACCCGCACCGCAACTTCGTCGACTTCGCGATGGTGCCGGTGGTGAAGCGCCTGACGCGCATGCCCGTCTGCATCGACCCGTCGCACTCGGTCGGAAAGAAGCTGGTCGCGCCCGACGGTCTGCTCGACATCCACCACGTCACCGCGCAGGGCTTGATCGCGGGCGCGAACATGGTGCTCGTCGACTTCCACCCGCGCCCCGAGGAGGCGCTCTGCGACGGGCCTCAGGCGCTGACGCTCTCCGAGCTCGACCATTTCGTCCGCGACGCGCAGCTGGTGCGCGACGCCTACCAGCAGCGGCTCAAGCTCCGCGCCGAGATCGGCGGCTGA